The Thermoplasmata archaeon DNA segment TCGGCCCGGATATCTTCTGGGGGGCCGTCGGGAGGATGGCAGCTCAGGCCCCAATCCAGACTGTGCCGACGATTTTCCGAATCGCGCTGACCGCGGAGAGCGCAGCCAGATAACTCGTCCGAGGGTTCTGGGGGGAGGGGACGTTCCGCACCTCAGTCTCGAGCACCCCGAACTCGCCCTTCAGCAGAATCTTGTGGATGTTTCTTGTTGCGGCCGGGTCGGCGATTATGCGCACCCTTGTTTTTTTGAAACCGACCCCGGCGAGGCTGAGCGTAGCCGCTACGTTGATGTTCTGAGGGAAGTGCACCACCGCATCCTCGGCCGTGCCCTCGTATATCACCGTGGCCTTCTTAATTCCATCTAGGTCAATTTTTCTATCGACTACGTACTGGTTGTTCCTGAACGCGTTGGGGTGCTTTATCGTGACGAGCGTCGCCCTCTCAACCCGGGCCGCTGAGCCTGCCGAGACCCCATCGATGCCCGCGACCGCTCCGGAGGGAATGTAGATCTTGCGGTGGCGGGCCTTCGCCAGCCTCTCGATTCTCCTCCTAAATACTGGGTCGACCAGCGCCCCAACGCTCATTATGACCACGCTCTTGCCCTTCTCGAGCGCCATTGGGACATACTCCTTGACCGCCTGCTGGGAGGCGGCCTCGATGACGAGGTCGGACCTCTCGATTATCTCCTCGATATCATTAAGCACCCTGCCCTTTTTCAAGCTGCGCGCGAGGTGGTTCTTGAGTCTGCGCGAGCGGTCATAGAGATATATCGCCTCGACCTCGGGGATATCTTCGACCCTCTGGGCGATTGTCGAGCCGATTGCGCCGCACCCGATGAGGGCGAGCCGGACCATGGTCGCGCTATCCCACTGGGAATATAAAATGTTTGGCGCCTGCGGGAGGGGGTTTCGTAGGGCGGCGCGATCTCAGGGGGCCCCGGAGGTGGCCGGGGCAATCGCACCTCTCGATAGCGGGGGGCGCCAGGGGCCACCGTACGCGGACACCGCGTATTTAATTATCCCCCCGCCCATCCCCCCACCTGCCGGG contains these protein-coding regions:
- a CDS encoding aspartate dehydrogenase, producing the protein MVRLALIGCGAIGSTIAQRVEDIPEVEAIYLYDRSRRLKNHLARSLKKGRVLNDIEEIIERSDLVIEAASQQAVKEYVPMALEKGKSVVIMSVGALVDPVFRRRIERLAKARHRKIYIPSGAVAGIDGVSAGSAARVERATLVTIKHPNAFRNNQYVVDRKIDLDGIKKATVIYEGTAEDAVVHFPQNINVAATLSLAGVGFKKTRVRIIADPAATRNIHKILLKGEFGVLETEVRNVPSPQNPRTSYLAALSAVSAIRKIVGTVWIGA